Genomic window (Desulforapulum autotrophicum HRM2):
AATCGTGATTGGCTTTTTTGTCAAGGACATTTATTGATTTATATTGAGCATTGCCTTGATATCGGCCATTGAATTGAAATAAAAATCTGCCTTGAGGGAGGGGTTGTTGAACGCTACAAAAACAGTTCCGGCTTTGTCTGCAGCCATTTGATCAAACGCTGAGTCCCCGATAAACAATATTTCCCTGGGTGCCAGCTTAAAATGATCCATGATTTTAAGCAGTTGATCCGGGGCTGGCTTTGGATTTTTCACATCAGCCGCAGTAACCACGGATTCAAACCGATGTTCAAGGTCAAAGGTTTTCAGCACCTCGGCCATTGTATTGGTTCGATTTGTGGCAACGGCCCGGATGAACATTCTTTCCTTGAGGCTGTCAAGAAAATCCTTCAGCCCGGGTTCAATGACCATGTGGGAGATGAACTCCCCATAGGCAAGCCCCTTCATATGGGCAAAAACATCGGTCAGGTCCTCTCGTTCAGGAAAAAGATAGGCAATGGCATCTTTTACCGAAAACATGTGCACCTTGACGAACTGAGGTTCGGTCAGGGGCGGTTTATTAAAACCGGCAAGCAGCTGGTTGTAATAGCGCCTGTTCACATCTGCCGTATCAAACATGACACCGTCGCAGTCAAATACAACGGCCTTAATTTTATTGGTCAGCAACGCCTGTACCTTCCTCATGGGGCAGTTGACTGCAAACTGCCCTTGGCTGTAAGGTTTCCAAACACCCGGATTTTCAACTCAGGCTGAAAAAGGCTGTCTGTCTTCAGGGTGATCACCTCATAATAGCGTCCCACCGTTTTTCTCGTATTGGTCACCACAAGCTGCCAGGACTTTTTACCGCTGCCCGAGGATTTCAGAACCGCCGCCACATTTTTCATACCGGCAAGTGGCTGGTCTTTGAGTGAAAAATCATATTTTTTTAAAGGCACAATATTTACCGTCGTTTCAAGCGTATCTTCAGGCGACCCAACAAAATGAACGACATTGGGATCTACCATAACAATCTTTTCAACATTGCCGCTCATTTTAAGGACAAGGGGTTTTCCCTTCTGATCCGTATGTACCCTGACCTGTTTGACCAACACCCTTCCGCCGTAGCCCAGGGTGTTAATCTGAAGAACTATTTTTCCCTCCCCGCCCGGGGGAATCTGCCTGTCAAAGTTGACAGCTGTGCAACCTCAGCCGGTTTCGACCCGAAGAACACGAAGTTCGGTCTCTCCCCTGTTCTCGATCATAAAGGTATGGATTGCCTTTTTTCCCTCGGCAATGGTTCCAAAGCTGAAATCAGGTTCAAGAACAACGGCATCGGCAGCCGGCGCGGCAGCACAGACCCCCTGCACCCCCCACAGCCCCAGCACAGCAAGGGTTAACAGGGTCAACAACAACTTTTTCATGGTAAAAACGCCTCTTTTAATAAATTAACACACAAACGATGGCTCCAGAAGGCGTTGGTAAGAATAACTTCTCCTGGACAGAAAGACACAGCAGTTGACACACATCGTTTAATAGACCGGTATTTCTATTTTTCCATTTCCCAGACAATCATCCCCCATTAGCACATGGGCAACAGGGGAAAGGGTCACTGTATTTTTATTGACGACCAAGGAAGGGATTCATCCGTTCCTCCTGGAGAATGGAAGTTTCAGGACCGTGTCCGGGGTAGACAATGGTCTTTTTGTCAAGACACAGAAGCCTGGTTTTAATCGAGTGGATCAGGGTATCGTAATTTCCGCCCGGAAGATCGGTTCGGCCGATGGACCCTGCAAAAAGGGTATCTCCGGAAAAAAGAACCCCTTTTGTATAAAGACTGATCCCTCCCCTTGAGTGACCCGGAGTGTGGATCACAGTCAGGGTGATGTCCCCAAACGTAACCTCATCCCCGTCGGCAAGATACCCGTCGGGTGCAGGAGAATTTTCCGCCCGCAGGCCAAAGGTGGCCGCAGCTGAAGTCAGATCCTTGAGCATGGGTGCGTCATCTTGATGGATCATAAGCTTTGCTCCAGTAGCCTCCTTCAAGCGTGCATTTGCCCCCACATGGTCAAAGTGACCGTGGGTGTTGAGGATGTATTCAACCGAGAGCTTTAATTCAGAAAGGGCCATGAGTATGCGGTCTGCCTCATCCCCAGGATCAATGACAACAGCCTTTCGTGTCCTGTCGCATCCTAGGATATAGCAATTTGCCATGATGGGTCCCACTTCAAGCTTTTTGATGATCATTCTTTTTCTCCCCTGTCGATATTTTTCAACACACGAATTTTATCGAGTACCCCGTTGATGAAGGCACCGGATCCCCGGGTTCCGAACCGTTTGCCGATCTCCACGGCCTCGTTGATTGACACCGTGGGAGGGATGTCTGGCTGCTTGAGCATCTCAAAGATGGCCATGCGCATGATATTACGATCCACAATGGGCATTCTTGAAACCTTCCAGTTACTTGAAGAACGGTTCATCAGGTCGTCGACCTCCGCCCTTGCCTGGGTAACCCCCTTGACCAGGTCAAGGAAAAACGGTCGGATTGATTCATCGATTCGATCTTCAAAATTGCTGCAAAAAAGTGCGAGCAACTCGTCCGGACTGCCCTTGTCCACGTCAAAATAGTAGAGGGCCTGGAGGGCAAGTTCCCTTGCCTGTCTGCGGTCACCCATGGGATCTAGGCTTCTCCCATAACGGTCATGAGGTTTGCCATTTCAATGGCGGCAAGGGCCGTATCAAAGCCCTTGTTTCCAGCCTTGGTTCCGGCCCGTTCAATGGCCTGCTCAATGCTCTCTGTGGTGAGGATGCCGAACATGACCGGTAGTCCATGGTCAAGGCTGACACAGGCAATCCCCTTGGAAACCTCGGCGCACACATAGTCATAGTGGTTGGTCGCCCCCCGAATAACGGCACCCAGACAGATAATGGCATCAAATTTGCCGGTCATGGCCATTTTTTTTGCGGCAAGGGGAATCTCAAAGGCACCGGGTACCTTTAACAACGTGATATCCCCGTCTGCGGCCCCGCTTCTTGTCAGGGCGTCAAGGGCACCGCCCACCAGTCGTTCGGTTATAAAATCGTTGAACCTTGCGGCAATGATTCCAAATTTTTTGCCCTGGGCCGACAGGCCTGCTTCTATAATCTGTGGCATCTTAATTTCCTTATATTTTGTTAAAAACCATCAGCACATTTTCAGCATATGTCCCATTTTAAGCTGTTTGCACTTTAAATACCCCTTGTTGTACTCGTTGGGCTCAACCTCAATGGGCACCTGCTCCACAATACTCAGCCCATAGCCTTCAAGGCCAACCATTTTGGTGGGATTGTTGGTCATGAGGCGCATCTGCCTGACCCCAAGATCCACGAGCATCTGGGCGCCAATACCGTAATCTCTCATGTCGGCGTCAAACCCAAGTTTCAGATTTGCCTCAACCGTATCACATCCCTTGCGCTGGAGTTCATAGGCTTTGAGTTTGTTGACAAGGCCAATGCCCCGGCCTTCCTGGCGAAGATAGAGAATCACGCCGCTCCCCTCTTTGTCCATCATGGCCATGGCCTTGTGGAGCTGATCGCCGCAGTCGCAGCGCAATGAACCAAAGATATCACCGGTCATGCACTCTGAATGGACCCGAACCAGTGTGGCTCGGTCAGGATCAATATCACCCTTAACCATGGCAATGTGGGTGAGATTATCCAGGTCATTTTCATAGGCGATGATTTTAAATTCACCACCAAATTTCGTGGGAATCACACTCTGGGCAGCTTTTCTGACAAAGGATTCGGTCTTGAGGCGGTACTCGACAAGGTCTGCGATGGTGCAGATGCCGATATTATGCTCCTGGCTGAACTTCTCCAGGGACGGCCTCCTGGACATGGTACCGTCTTCATCCATAATCTCACAAATGACACCGGCAGGTTTTAGTCCTGCAAGACGGGCAAGGTCCACCGACCCTTCGGTCTGGCCGATCCTCACCATGACGCCACCCTGGCGGGCCCGCAGGGGAAAGATGTGACCCGGTCGTACAAGGTCGTGGGCAGTTGCCCCGTCGGCCACAGCCGCCTGGACGGTTCTAGCCCTGTCAGCTGCCGAAATCCCTGTGGTTACGCCATCTCTGGCCTCAATGGAGATGGTGAATCCGGTTTCAAACTGGGAGGTGTTGTCATCCACCATCATGGGCAGCTCAAGGCGGTCGGCCAGATCTCCTGTCATGGACAGACAGATGAGTCCCCGACCGTATTTTGCCATGAAATTAATTGCTTCAGGGGTAACAGCCTCGGCTGCCATGGTAAGATCACCTTCATTTTCCCGATCCTCGTCATCCACCAGTATGACCATGCGCCCGGCTTTGATATCTTCGATGGCCTGCTCTATTGTAATTTGCGGCATTTATGCTTATTTCACTCCTTATAAGAATCCTTTTTTTGCCAGAAGCTCCCTGGTGATCGATCCTGAATGGTTACCAGTCCCGGCGGTTGTATCTGTTACCTTCTGTTTTAAGAATCTGTTAACATACTTTCCAATCATATCGGTCTCAATGTTGACACTATCTCCGACCCTGGCCGTACCGATGGTGGTGATCTTTGCCGTGTGGGGAATAACGCTCACATCGAAATCCTTGTGGCTGCACCTGTTTATTGTAAGACTGATTCCATCGATTGCAACCGAGCCCTTTTCGATTATTTCATCACCAAGGGTTTCAGGGATGCCAATGGTAACGATAACGGCGTTGCTCTTGACTGTTTTGGATACAACAGATCCAGTGGCATCAATATGCCCTGAAACCAGATGGCCGTCCAGGCGGTCTGACAGGCGAAGGGCACGTTCAAGATTCAGCCGGGCACCGGGAAGAAGGGATTTAAAGGTGGTCCGGGAAACGGTTTCAGGGGCCATGTCCACCTCAAAAACTGAATTGCTGAGGGAGACGACAGTGAGACAGGCACCATTGACGGCAATGGAATCGCCGATTTTTGTACCTTCAAGGTCCATCCCTGTTTGAATGGCAAGCCTTTTTCCCTCGCCGTTGGGCTGAATTTTTTTCAGGGTTCCAGCTCCCTCAATGATTCCCGTGAACACCGTGACGCCTCCAGTTAATTCTGTTTCAGATACCCCTTGATGAGGATGTCATTGTCAAACCGTTCCACCTCAACCTGGCTCAACCCCAGGGCGTCATTCATCAACTCAGGCCCCCTGCCCCGGCACATGGGCACCCCATCGTTGCCCCCAAGAAGCTTAGGTGCAAAAAAAAGATAGATTTTATTGACCACACCGGCGGCAAGGGCCGAATGAACCACCCGGCCTCCTCCTTCGATCAAAAGACTCACCACCCCCCTTTGCCCAAGGGCCTCACCAAGGCACGCCAGGTCGATGATCCCCTCTTTTTCAGGCAGAACCAGCAGCTCAATACCCCGATGTTTAAAAAGGGCACAACGTTCGGGGTCAGCCCTTCGGGAGATGGCAACCATGGTTTTTGCACTGGATTGCTGGGTAAACACCTGTGAATCGGGGTCAATGGAGAGTTGGGCGTCGAGGATCACCCGAAGTGGATCACGGCCGTCAAAATTTTCAATCCTTGTGGTCAACGAGGGATTATCGGCCCGTATGGTGCCGGCACCGACCACAATGGCATCCACCCAGTGGCGCAGCCTGTGAACGTATTTTCGAGACGCCTCGTTGGTGATCCATTTGGAATCCCCGGTTCGTGTGGCAAGCTGACCGTCCAGGGTTGCTGCACATTTTAAGACCACAAAGGGCTGTTTATCGTTTTTAACGTACCAGATAAAATCTTCGATCAGGGTCTCAGACGCCCTGCGGCAGATACCGACCTTGACCGCAACACCCCTTTCTTTCAGAAATTTGATCCCACCGCCAGCCACAAATGGGTTGGGGTCTTCGGTTCCCACAAACACCCGGCGAATGCCGGCCCTGAGAATTTTTTCGGTACACGGCGGGGTTCTTCCCGTGTGATTGCACGGTTCAAGGGTCACATAAAGGTCACTGCCCCTGGCCAAATCACCGGCATCATCAATGGCGTTGACCTCTGCGTGTGCAAGCCCCGGACCCTTGTGCCATCCTTGACCTACGACCTGGTTGTTCTTGACCACCACGGCCCCGACCATGGGATTGGGAGCTGTGTAGCCCCGGCCCTGTTCGGCAAGGCAGATGGCCTGCTCCATAAACGAATTATGCGTTGTTTCATCCATCATCAGAACATCCGTCTGGTTTTTTATCTTCAAGTATTTTTCGGGGAATGAGACTTTTCAACTCCTCAATAAAATCATCCACATCCTTGAACTCCCGGTAGACAGAGGCAAACCGCACATAGGCCACATCGTCCAAACGGTGGAGAAGCTCCATGACCTTGTTGCCGACAACGGTGGATGAGATCTCCTTTTCATTGGCGTCTCTGAAATCACGCTCAACCGAATCCACCACCTCTTCAATCTGATCCACGCTGATGGCACGCTTTTCACAGGCCTTTTTAATCCCGGAAAGGATCTTGTCGCGGTTGAACTCCTCCCGGCGACCGTCTTTTTTCACCACCATGACCGGCAGATCTTCAACCTTTTCATAGGTGGTAAATCTGCGCATGCAGTCCAGGCATTCCCTGCGCCTTCGAACGGCAAATTCACTGCGGCTCAGCCGTGAATCAACCACCCGGTTGTTCAACTGCCCGCAATAGGGACATTTCAAGGTGCCACCTCATCGGTTATCTGGGTTATTTCTATGCCGGCCTGGGCAAACATGGTTTCTGACATGGAGTCGTCATACCCCGTTGCAAAACAGACCTGGACGATGCCTGCATTGATGATCATCTTTGCACAGATGGAACAGGGCTTGTGGGTACAGTAGAGGGTTGATCCTTTCACGGAGATGCCATGGTAGGCGGCCTGGATAATGGCGTTCTGCTCAGCATGGACCCCCCTGCAGAGTTCATGCTTTTGCCCGGAAGGCACATTGAGCTGCTCGCGCAGACACCCTGTGACATCACAGTGGGGAACGTGTGTGGGTGCACCGTTGTAACCGGAGCAGAGGATACGACGCTCCTTGACCAGGATTGCCCCGACCTTACGTCTTAAACAGGTGGCACGGGTGGCCACCAGTCGGGCAATGTCCATGAAGTATACATCCCATGAAGGTCGCACAAGCTCAACCACGGGTTGTGTCGTCTTTGTAAAGGGGAAATTGTGCACACAGGGATCTTACCTTTTCCCTCACGGTTTCTGCCGTTGCCGGCGCTTCAAGGGCCTGGGTGATCAGTTCGGCAACAAGGTCCATCTCGGTCTCACCCATCCCCCTTGTTGTCACAAGGGGCGTTCCTATCCGAATACCACTGGTAATCATGGGTCCCCTGGGATCATTGGGAACGGCATTTTTGTTGACCGTGATACCTGCGGCCCCAAGGCGATTCTCAGCATCTTTGCCTGAAATACCGTTATGGGTGAGGTTCAGTAACATGAGGTGATTGTCCGTGCCGTTGGAGACCAGTTTCATTCCCCGGTCCATGAGCGCATCTGCAAGGGTTGCTGCATTGGCAACCACCTGTCGCTGATACTGGGCAAACGACGGAGAAAGGGCCTCTTTCAGGGCCACAGCCTTTGCGGCTATCACATGCATGAGGGGCCCGCCCTGGATCCCGGGGAAAATCTGGCTTGAGATCTTCGGACCGATTTCGTTGGATGACAGAATCAATCCCCCCCTGGGTCCCCTCAGGGTCTTGTGGGTGGTGGTGGTGACAATATCGGCATGGGGAACCGGAGAGGGGTGAACCCCTGCCGCCACAAGCCCGGCAATATGGGCCATGTCCACCATAAAAAGGGCGTTCACGGATCGAGCAATGTCGGAAAACGCCTTAAAATCTATGATCCGGGGATAGGCACTGGCACCGGCCACAATCAATTTAGGCCGGTGTTTTTCGGCAAGGGCCGCCACCTCGTCCATATCGATCATTTCGGTTTCACCGGACAGACCATAGTGAACAAAATTAAACAGCCTGCCGGAAAAACTGACCGGGCTGCCGTGGGTCAGGTGACCGCCATGGGAAAGATCCATTGCAAGCACGGTATCCCCGGGTTTAATCACGGAAAAATAGGCAGCCATGTTGGCCGTCGAACCTGAATGGGGCTGCACATTTGCATATTCAGCCTTGAACAGCTCCCGTGCCCGGTCAATGGCCAGGGTTTCAGCCCGATCGACCATGGCGCAACCGCCATAGTAACGCTTTGACGGATACCCTTCGGCATACTTGTTTGTCAGCACCGAACCCTGGGCGGCCATGACCGCCCGGCTGGTTGTATTCTCAGAGGCAATAAGCTCAAGCCCCTCCTGCTGGCGAAGCGCCTCCTGCATGATGATCTCGAAAACTTCCGGGTCAACCCCTTTAATTGCGCCTATGTCCACTGCCCTGTCTCCTTTTTCCATGCCTATACAGATGTTTCCAGGCTCTTGATCCTGTCAAGATGCCTTCCCCCCTCAAACGGAGTCTCAAGCCAGGTCCTGACCAGCTCAAAGGCAAGGGCATCACCAATGATGCGGCCCCCGAGCACAAGGATGTTTGAGTCATTATGCTCCCGACTCATGCGCACGGAAAAAATATCACTGCAAAGTGCCGCACGCACCCGGGGAAACCGATTGGCAACCATGGACATACCAAGGCCGGTACCGCACAGCAGAATTCCCCGGGAATACTCGCCTTCAGACACGGCCTTTGCAACCTTTTTTCCATAATCAACATAACTAACAGATTCCTGGCTGAAGGTTCCTGCATCCTTTACCTCAATGCCCAACCCCTTGAGAAAGACGATGATCTTCTCTTTTAAGGGGAAAGCGGCATGGTCGCAGCCAATGATAATGGGGGCTGTCGTGTCAATCGCCATATCCATAAGATCCGTTCCTTGTTAGGATTTTTTTCTAATGTACTCGATGGCATCATTGACGGTGATCATCTTTTCAGCATCATCGTCATCAATATCAATGTCAAACGCCTCTTCCATGCTCATGATAAGTTCCACAAGGGCCAGAGAATCAGCCCCGAGGTCATCCACCAGGGACGCCTCGGGGATTACATCTTCAATATCCACACCCTGGAGCTTTTCTGCAATTATTTTTTTTACCTTTGCCTCAACAGACATACTTAAAAAAACGCCTCCTTAAAGGGTTGCTGAAAAATCGCAGACTAGGCTTCAACAGCGTCCGGCCTTACATTCCTGTTTCTGTATGCACCGCAGGCGGGGCAGGCTGCATGGGGAAGCTTTGCCTCCTGGCACTCGGGACAAACGGTGAGGGTGGGTGCTGCAACCTTCTGATGGGTACGTCTCTTTCTACCACGACTCTTAGAGCTTTTTTGCTTTGGGACTGCCATTCTATCTCCTCCTAACCTTCTAATTTATTTGATCATATAGTATAAACTTCAGTGTACCAATAAACGTTAATATCTAAATTAATTGACAAAGTTTGTCAAGATAATAATCGCAAACATCAATACCCCTTGCCCAAATCCATGGCCTGTGGTATTTCCCCCAACGAAGTTTTAGACACAACACAACGCTATTTTACGGAGTTACCTATGGATACAGTTATAACAAGATTCCCGCCAAGCCCCACGGGATATCTTCATATCGGAGGCGCCAGAACGGCCCTTTTTAATTGGTTGTGGGCACGAAAAACCGGCGGAAAATTTGTCCTGAGAATTGAGGATACAGACACGGTTCGCTCCACAAAGGCTTCGGTGGATGCAATTTTCGATTCCCTCCACTGGCTTGGCATCGACTGGGATGAGGGCCCTTTTTTCCAGACAGAACGTTACCCCATCTACCGGGAGTATATCCAGCGGCTGGTTGCATCGGGTCATGCCTATTACTGCAGCTGCTCCCCGGAAGAGGTCGATGCCATGCGAGAAGAGGCAAAGGCAAACGGCAAACGCCCCATGTACAACCAGCGATGCCGGAACCTTGACCTTGGACCCGGCGAAAACCGGGTGGTCAGACTCAAGGTGCCCAACACCGGCAGCACCGTGGTCGATGACATTGTCAAGGGCCCCACCTCGTTCCAGAACAGCGAGATAGACGACTTCATCATCCAGAGAAGCGATGGCAGCCCCACCTACAACCTGGCCGTTGTGGTCGATGACCTGACCATGGGGATCAACACCATCCTCCGGGGGGACGACCACCTGGTGAACACACCCAAACAGATCCTCATTTACCGGGGCCTTGGGGCAGAACCACCCGTGTTCGGCCATGTTCCCATGGTACTTGGCAACGACAAGGCAAGACTGTCAAAGCGCCACGGGGCCATGAGCGTGGGTGAGTATCAGAAAATGGGCATCCTGCCCGACGCCATTCTCAACTACCTTGTCAGGCTTGGCTGGTCCCACGGCGACCAGGAGTTTTTCACCCGAAAAGAGCTCATTGAAAAATTCTCCCTGGAGCACCTGGGCCGGTCCCCTTCCATGTTCGACATGGACAAGCTGCTGGCCCTTAACGCCAAGCATATCCAGGCAAAATCCAACGCTGAGATTGCCGAGGCCCTGATTCCCTTTGTTGCGGAAAAAGGCATCACCATCGAAAACACAGCAGCGGTCCAGCTTGCCGTTGAAAGCCTCAAGCCAAGGTGTAAGACCCTGGTGGAGATGGCCGAAGCGGCCCGCTTCTATTTTGTCGACACCCTGACCTTTGATGAAAAGGCTGTAGCAAAATTTCTCAAACCTGAAATCATGCAGCCGCTGTGCGAGTGTGCAGACACCATGGAAGCCCTGGCCCTGGATGCGTTCACGGAACCGGCCCTTGAGGAAATTTTCAAGCAGGTGATGGCGCGCCACGATCTCAAATTCGGCAAGCTCGCCCAGCCCCTGAGGGTGGCCCTTACCGGCAAGACGGTCAGCCCCGGGATCTTTGAGATGATCCTTGCCCTTGGCCGGGATAAGACGGTCAGCCGTATCCGGGCTGTGCTCAAATAATCACGGTCATGCCGGCTATATGCAACTCGTGGTATTCCGGCAACCGGCGGAAGGTATTACCCTCCGCTCATTCTCGCAGCCCGTCCTGGGCTGCTCCGAGGGAAACGGCAGCTCCTTCAGCGTCCATGCTGACCGCTGCCGTTTAATCCGCTTCGGGTAAAACCTCCCCCCGGTCGCCTCTGCTGTCGAAGGTTCAAGTTTTATGCTTCGTTGTGCCCGACAGGGCATGGCCGTTTTTATAAGAAGTCCCTGTCGAAACATCATTGTGAAAATCTCGACTTTGGAGCCCCCTTTGGTTTCCCTGACCGGAACATTGTAAACCAAAGGGGATAGGCTTTTTGTCCTTCCAGGCGTTAAGAAGCACAGGCTGTTTGAGGACTTTAGCCCGCAGTTCCTGTGCTTTAGCCTGGAAGGGCAAAAAGCCCCCGGCGTTTACCGTTCCGGTCAGGGGAACCAAAGGGGGCGGAATGGTACGATCGTTTCCCCTGTATCATCGAGTTTCATGCTTCGTTGTGTCCGCCAGGACATGTGGACACCATGAAACACCCACCGAGTAATTCTCTATTTTTATCTCACGGACGGCACTCTCTCAAAGAGAATACCAGAATAACCGACAAAACTTGAACCCGGGCTTGTTTCATGGCTGGTGGTATAGTCAAGGGCAACACCCCGTGAAGCTCCCATGGCACGTGCTGCATCAACGGCGGCGACAACGGCACCGGGACAGCACAGATTGTGGTGTTCCAGACCCTGGGCGAGGATGGTGTCAACGTCCATTTCAACCATTGCCTTGATTGCCCGGGAATCATTGGTGTTCTTGACCCAGTCAAGGGCTGCCTGGCCCTTTCCGGCCGGAGAGAATCCATAATTGGGTCCATAATGGGTCATGTCCGTGGAACCGATCACCCGCAGGGAAAGTCCTGATTTCAGGGCAGCCTCAACGGCCAGAATGCCAATCCGTTCAGCATGGGCCGATGGCGGAACCCCCATGGGAACAATGGCGGCATCCGGGAAAAAATACTTTACAAAGGGAAGCTGGAGTTCAATGGTGTTCTCATC
Coding sequences:
- the gltX gene encoding glutamate--tRNA ligase produces the protein MDTVITRFPPSPTGYLHIGGARTALFNWLWARKTGGKFVLRIEDTDTVRSTKASVDAIFDSLHWLGIDWDEGPFFQTERYPIYREYIQRLVASGHAYYCSCSPEEVDAMREEAKANGKRPMYNQRCRNLDLGPGENRVVRLKVPNTGSTVVDDIVKGPTSFQNSEIDDFIIQRSDGSPTYNLAVVVDDLTMGINTILRGDDHLVNTPKQILIYRGLGAEPPVFGHVPMVLGNDKARLSKRHGAMSVGEYQKMGILPDAILNYLVRLGWSHGDQEFFTRKELIEKFSLEHLGRSPSMFDMDKLLALNAKHIQAKSNAEIAEALIPFVAEKGITIENTAAVQLAVESLKPRCKTLVEMAEAARFYFVDTLTFDEKAVAKFLKPEIMQPLCECADTMEALALDAFTEPALEEIFKQVMARHDLKFGKLAQPLRVALTGKTVSPGIFEMILALGRDKTVSRIRAVLK
- the amrB gene encoding AmmeMemoRadiSam system protein B; amino-acid sequence: MERKDAAFKGAWYPADGQACEREIVRFLNERTGTLTGDYVGGIVPHAGWVFSGSIACRVIASLAGTGSGGAHGKVDLVLLFGHHMHPLDAPLVMGRGAWETPFGDLVVHQGVAGALAKAVGATTLGPDAFPDENTIELQLPFVKYFFPDAAIVPMGVPPSAHAERIGILAVEAALKSGLSLRVIGSTDMTHYGPNYGFSPAGKGQAALDWVKNTNDSRAIKAMVEMDVDTILAQGLEHHNLCCPGAVVAAVDAARAMGASRGVALDYTTSHETSPGSSFVGYSGILFERVPSVR